Genomic segment of Veillonella parvula DSM 2008:
GGTTTGGTACGGATACATTGGGCCGTGATATCTATACACGTGTTATGTACGGCGCTCGTATTTCCTTAACCATTGGTTTTGTAGCAGCTTTTATTAATCTTGTGATTGGCGTTGCCTATGGCGGCATTGCGGGTTATATAGGTGGCAAGGTAGACCGTATCATGATGGGGATCGTAGATGTTTTGTATGGTATTCCACTTTTACTATACGTAATCTTATTGATGGTTGTACTTGGACCTGGGCTAATCTCTATTTTTGTAGCGTTGGGGATTGCGTATTGGCTTAATATGGCCCGTATCGTACGCAGCCAAATTTTGAAAGTTAAAAACGAAGAATACATCATTGCAGCAGAAGCTATGGGTATTCCTAAGCGTCGAATTTTATTACGTCATATTTTACCAAACTGTGTAGGACCGATCATTATTACTTTAACATTGGCCATTCCTGAGGCTATTTTTACAGAAGCATTTCTTAGTTTTATCGGCTTAGGTGTAAATGCACCTATGGCGAGCTGGGGCGTACTAGCTTCTGAAGGTATTAGTAGCATGCGCTCTTATCCGTTCCAATTGATTTTCCCAGCTGTTGCTATTAGTATTACCATGCTTGGTTTCGCATTTTTTGGCGACGGTTTACGTAATGTATTAGACCCTAAGGAAGGAGATAGATAATGAATAATGCTATTGTTGATGTACGTAATGTATCTATTACCATCAATACCTTCCAAGGTCCGTTGCGAGTTATTCGCAATCAAGATATTTCTTTATACCCTGGTGAGATTTTAGGTATAGTCGGGGAATCTGGGTGTGGTAAATCCGTTTTAGTTAACTCTTTAATGGGCTTATTGCCATATGGTAAAACTAAAATTAAAGCGGATACATTCATGATTGATGGTCATGATTGTCTTGGATTTACTGAAGATGATTGGAATGAACTTCGTGGTACGACTGTTGCCATGGTGTTCCAAGATCCTATGACCTCCTTGAATCCTATCATGACCATTGGAGAGCAAATGTATGAGGTTATCCATCGTACAAATGCATATGGTGAAGATTACGATGAAAGGGTCATTGCCATCGATTTATTGAAGAAGATGGGGTTGTCTACACCAGAACGACGGTTATCTCAATATCCTCATGAGTTGAGTGGCGGTATGCGTCAACGCGTATGTATTGCTATGGCAGTGGCTGGTCGTCCTAAGATTTTAATTTGTGATGAGC
This window contains:
- a CDS encoding ABC transporter permease yields the protein MNKEDFLPIERAPQEEITSFIKRPSKWERFKVNRLAVVGATIIIVMMVLAVLGPLISPYTYADQSLIDANQSPSFSHWFGTDTLGRDIYTRVMYGARISLTIGFVAAFINLVIGVAYGGIAGYIGGKVDRIMMGIVDVLYGIPLLLYVILLMVVLGPGLISIFVALGIAYWLNMARIVRSQILKVKNEEYIIAAEAMGIPKRRILLRHILPNCVGPIIITLTLAIPEAIFTEAFLSFIGLGVNAPMASWGVLASEGISSMRSYPFQLIFPAVAISITMLGFAFFGDGLRNVLDPKEGDR
- a CDS encoding ABC transporter ATP-binding protein, with product MNNAIVDVRNVSITINTFQGPLRVIRNQDISLYPGEILGIVGESGCGKSVLVNSLMGLLPYGKTKIKADTFMIDGHDCLGFTEDDWNELRGTTVAMVFQDPMTSLNPIMTIGEQMYEVIHRTNAYGEDYDERVIAIDLLKKMGLSTPERRLSQYPHELSGGMRQRVCIAMAVAGRPKILICDEPTTALDITTEAQILRLMQTLAVEAGIGIIFISHNLRVIAQICDRVMVMYAGKCVESATVDGIFSEPRHPYTLGLLLALPQGKWHGELKAVEGQPPDLFDLPRGCAFNPRCKWAMRICGSRVPMVTNVGESHQFTCWLAKLEGL